The Chryseobacterium nakagawai genome has a segment encoding these proteins:
- a CDS encoding hemolysin family protein, with the protein MDSDIVRLLLALFLVLLNGFFVAAEFSIVKVRYSQIQIKAAEGDSMAKQAEHIIKHLDEYLSATQLGITLASLALGWVGESALHHIFENIFTSLNVNLTQTTITTISVATSFVLITVMHIVFGELIPKSIAIRKSEATTMATAVPLRVFYTIFKPFIWLMNLMSNGFLRLIKIHPASEQEIHSTEELQLLVKQSADSGEIEEENYEIIKNAFDFTDHSAKQIMVPRQNITSIDFEEDVNDIINKIMDSGYSRIPVYIDSIDNVIGIFYTKEIIREFVKRKGDLDHEDLKDLMRDAFFVVGSKKVSDLLKTFQLKKQHIAVVIDEFGGTEGIITLEDILEELVGEIQDEEDDEEKIVDKIADNTYWVQATQPLEEINEFLPKKLPLSEESEYNSLAGFILYELEEIPEENQEFNLDDYHFKILKMNNKSVELVELIYQEPNAIDSLAEKIGEV; encoded by the coding sequence ATGGACTCGGACATAGTCAGGCTTTTGCTGGCCTTATTTCTTGTTTTACTAAATGGCTTCTTCGTAGCCGCAGAATTTTCAATTGTTAAAGTTCGTTACTCACAAATCCAAATAAAAGCCGCAGAAGGTGATTCTATGGCTAAACAGGCAGAACATATCATCAAACATCTTGATGAATATCTTTCCGCTACACAATTAGGTATTACATTGGCATCGCTTGCCCTTGGATGGGTAGGAGAAAGCGCACTGCATCATATTTTTGAAAATATTTTTACGTCTTTGAACGTTAATTTAACTCAGACAACAATAACTACTATTTCGGTAGCGACCAGTTTTGTACTGATTACTGTTATGCATATTGTATTTGGTGAACTTATTCCTAAATCGATAGCCATCAGGAAATCAGAAGCAACTACTATGGCAACAGCAGTGCCACTGAGAGTTTTTTATACTATTTTCAAGCCATTTATCTGGTTAATGAATCTTATGTCAAACGGTTTCTTAAGACTAATCAAAATTCACCCGGCTTCGGAACAGGAAATCCACTCCACAGAAGAACTTCAGCTTTTGGTAAAGCAAAGTGCAGACAGTGGTGAAATTGAAGAGGAGAACTATGAGATCATTAAAAATGCCTTTGATTTTACAGATCACTCTGCGAAACAAATCATGGTTCCAAGACAGAATATTACTTCCATCGATTTTGAAGAAGATGTGAACGATATCATCAATAAGATTATGGATAGTGGGTATTCACGTATCCCTGTATATATTGATTCTATAGACAATGTAATCGGAATTTTCTATACCAAGGAAATTATAAGAGAATTTGTTAAAAGAAAAGGAGATCTGGATCATGAGGACCTTAAAGATTTAATGCGTGATGCCTTTTTCGTAGTAGGAAGTAAGAAAGTTTCAGACTTATTGAAAACTTTCCAATTGAAAAAACAACACATTGCCGTCGTTATTGACGAATTTGGTGGAACTGAAGGAATTATTACTCTGGAAGATATTCTAGAAGAGCTTGTGGGAGAAATCCAGGATGAAGAAGATGACGAAGAAAAGATTGTTGATAAAATAGCGGATAATACCTATTGGGTACAAGCTACTCAGCCTTTGGAAGAGATCAATGAATTTTTGCCTAAGAAACTCCCTCTTTCAGAAGAAAGTGAATACAACTCGCTGGCCGGGTTTATTCTTTATGAACTGGAAGAAATTCCTGAAGAAAATCAGGAGTTCAATTTAGATGATTATCACTTCAAAATCCTGAAAATGAATAATAAGAGTGTAGAACTTGTTGAATTGATATATCAGGAACCTAATGCTATTGATAGTTTAGCAGAAAAGATTGGTGAAGTTTAA
- the atpH gene encoding ATP synthase F1 subunit delta: MLTSKVAKRYAQGLLDFTNESGQTAAVFSEMKDVVKIMIESKDLNKFFLTPYIDAKKKIEVANEIFKGLSASSQNLIRLVIKHGRENQLKNIAQEFINKVEDINGVQRVTLTTATQLSKENIDQILRSTNLVNANSNFDLKVNINQDILGGYILRVGDQQVDASVKTKLNQVKKDFQLN, from the coding sequence ATGCTTACATCTAAAGTAGCGAAAAGATACGCACAGGGTTTACTTGATTTCACGAATGAATCAGGTCAGACAGCTGCCGTGTTTTCTGAAATGAAAGATGTAGTGAAGATTATGATTGAATCTAAAGATTTAAACAAGTTCTTCCTTACACCTTACATTGATGCAAAAAAGAAAATAGAGGTAGCAAACGAAATTTTCAAAGGTTTATCAGCATCTTCCCAGAATTTGATCAGATTGGTTATTAAACATGGACGTGAGAACCAATTGAAAAATATCGCTCAGGAATTCATCAACAAAGTTGAAGATATCAACGGAGTACAGAGAGTAACGCTTACAACAGCAACTCAGCTTTCTAAAGAGAATATTGATCAGATCCTAAGATCTACCAACTTGGTGAATGCCAATTCAAACTTCGATTTGAAAGTAAATATCAACCAGGATATTTTAGGTGGATATATCCTAAGAGTGGGAGACCAGCAGGTAGACGCGTCTGTAAAGACCAAATTGAACCAAGTTAAAAAAGATTTCCAATTAAATTAA
- the atpG gene encoding ATP synthase F1 subunit gamma: MANLKEIRGRITSISSTMQITRAMKMVSAAKLKKAQDAIVMLRPYSEKLQELIQNVNSSSDPDQISVYAQKREVKRILFIAVTSNRGLAGAFNSSIVKELNLQFQNNSQYEIEVLPVGKKVYDAVRRNRSVYTNGSSVYDNLSFDAVAHITEGVMTSFKEGKFDEVYVIYNKFVNAATQEVTTEQLLPISMPETTEPQVETDYIFEPNRAEILDNLIPKSIKTQVFKAILDSVASEHGARMTAMHKATDNAEALRNDLKIFYNKARQAAITNEILEIVSGAEALKNS; encoded by the coding sequence ATGGCAAACTTAAAAGAAATACGAGGCAGAATTACGTCAATTTCATCTACGATGCAGATTACACGTGCTATGAAAATGGTTTCCGCTGCGAAACTTAAAAAAGCACAGGACGCAATCGTAATGTTAAGACCTTATTCTGAAAAATTACAGGAGCTTATCCAGAATGTAAATTCTAGCTCAGATCCTGATCAGATTTCTGTATATGCTCAGAAAAGAGAGGTTAAAAGAATACTTTTCATCGCTGTTACTTCAAACAGAGGTCTTGCGGGGGCTTTTAACTCTTCAATTGTAAAAGAGCTTAATCTTCAGTTTCAGAACAATTCTCAGTACGAGATTGAAGTTCTTCCTGTAGGTAAAAAAGTATATGATGCTGTAAGAAGAAATCGTTCAGTATATACTAATGGAAGTTCTGTTTATGATAATTTGAGCTTTGATGCAGTTGCTCATATTACAGAAGGGGTAATGACAAGCTTCAAAGAAGGTAAATTTGACGAAGTTTACGTTATTTATAACAAATTCGTTAACGCTGCCACTCAAGAAGTAACTACAGAACAACTTCTTCCAATCTCAATGCCTGAAACTACAGAGCCACAGGTTGAAACAGATTATATCTTTGAACCTAATAGAGCAGAGATTCTTGATAATTTGATTCCAAAATCAATCAAGACTCAGGTTTTTAAAGCGATCTTAGATTCAGTAGCCTCTGAGCACGGAGCGAGAATGACTGCAATGCACAAAGCAACAGACAACGCAGAAGCGCTTAGAAATGATCTGAAGATCTTCTACAACAAAGCAAGACAGGCTGCAATTACCAACGAAATTTTGGAAATTGTTTCCGGAGCAGAAGCTTTGAAAAATTCATAA
- a CDS encoding outer membrane beta-barrel protein has product MKKVLLAGAVALFGLSNAQIAKGTTYLSGQVSYSQTEDNNDNSKVESIKVLPTVGYFVNTNLAVGLGLGYKNGKNTDTTTSPSGATVTEIETSKPAFVVAPFVRKYWTLADKLYIFGQLEVPMEFGQNKVEGTSTTTNAGSTTVTSVSTKNNYTSIGVNVKPGLDYFLNKNWTIEATIGEFGYNTSKVDVDGAKRVNNYDFGLNLKAVTFGVKYVFAK; this is encoded by the coding sequence ATGAAAAAAGTATTATTAGCGGGTGCTGTTGCACTTTTTGGTTTATCAAACGCTCAGATTGCTAAAGGAACTACATATTTATCAGGACAAGTTAGTTATTCTCAAACAGAAGATAATAACGATAACAGTAAAGTAGAAAGTATTAAGGTTCTTCCAACTGTAGGTTATTTCGTAAACACGAACTTGGCAGTAGGTTTAGGTTTAGGTTATAAAAACGGTAAAAATACTGACACAACTACAAGCCCAAGTGGAGCAACTGTAACTGAAATTGAAACATCTAAGCCAGCATTTGTTGTAGCTCCTTTCGTAAGAAAGTACTGGACTTTAGCTGACAAATTATATATCTTCGGTCAATTAGAAGTTCCTATGGAGTTTGGTCAAAATAAAGTAGAAGGTACTTCTACAACAACAAACGCGGGAAGCACAACTGTTACTTCTGTTTCTACTAAAAATAACTACACTTCAATTGGTGTTAACGTTAAGCCAGGTTTAGATTATTTCTTAAACAAAAACTGGACTATCGAAGCTACTATCGGTGAATTCGGATACAATACTTCTAAAGTAGATGTTGACGGAGCTAAGAGAGTTAACAATTATGACTTCGGTTTAAACTTGAAGGCTGTAACTTTCGGAGTTAAATATGTATTTGCAAAATAA
- a CDS encoding ATP synthase F0 subunit C — protein MDLSTGAGLIYVGIGLAVLGVGLGIGKIGGHAMDAIARQPEQAGKIQGAMLIAAGLIEGAGLIAIIFGAFIK, from the coding sequence ATGGATTTATCAACAGGAGCAGGATTAATTTACGTAGGTATCGGTTTAGCAGTACTAGGTGTAGGTCTAGGTATCGGTAAAATCGGTGGTCACGCAATGGACGCTATCGCTAGACAACCAGAACAAGCTGGTAAGATTCAAGGAGCAATGCTTATCGCTGCTGGTCTTATTGAAGGAGCTGGTCTTATCGCGATCATCTTTGGTGCTTTCATCAAGTAA
- a CDS encoding ATP-dependent Clp protease adaptor ClpS, whose protein sequence is MNFYNTIKDYEDPKRQYEEEVLVLDDTDDVYKLVLHNDDVHTFDYVIDSLIEICKHTLEQAEQCTILVHYKGKCTVKTGSLDLLKPMHEKLLSRELTSEIV, encoded by the coding sequence ATGAATTTTTATAATACGATAAAGGATTATGAAGATCCGAAACGCCAGTATGAAGAAGAAGTTCTTGTACTGGATGATACGGATGATGTCTACAAATTAGTATTGCATAACGATGATGTTCACACTTTTGATTATGTAATCGACAGCCTGATTGAAATATGCAAACATACGTTAGAACAGGCAGAGCAATGTACAATTCTTGTCCATTATAAGGGCAAATGTACTGTAAAAACAGGCTCATTGGATCTTTTGAAGCCTATGCACGAAAAATTACTTTCACGCGAATTAACAAGTGAAATCGTATAA
- the ffh gene encoding signal recognition particle protein — protein MFNSLQDKLDKALHNISGRGKITEINVAETVKEIRRALVDADVNYKVAKDLTKRVQDKALGENVLTSLTPGQLMTKIVHDELVDLMGGSQEGINLSGKPSVILIAGLQGSGKTTFSGKLANYLQTKRNKKPLLVACDVYRPAAIDQLKVLGGQINVPVYTEEGATNPSTIAENAINFAKANNHDVVIVDTAGRLAIDEQMMNEIKSVHYFIKPQETLFVVDSMTGQDAVNTAKAFNDALNFDGVVLTKLDGDTRGGAALTIRSVVEKPIKFISTGEKMEALDLFYPERMADRILGMGDVVSLVERAQEQFDEEEAKKLHKKIAKNEFGFDDFLKQINQIKKMGNMKDLMGMIPGVGKAIKDVEISDDAFKHIEAIIYSMTPEERRKPSIINTQRKNRIARGAGRKIEDVNQLMKQFDQMGKMMKMMQGPQGKQMMQMMSKMPNMPGMGGMFGK, from the coding sequence ATGTTTAATAGTTTACAGGATAAATTAGACAAGGCATTACATAATATTTCCGGACGTGGAAAAATTACCGAAATCAATGTAGCGGAAACCGTAAAGGAAATCCGTAGAGCATTGGTGGATGCCGACGTTAACTATAAAGTTGCAAAGGATCTTACTAAAAGAGTTCAGGATAAAGCTTTAGGCGAAAATGTTCTTACTTCCCTTACTCCGGGACAGTTGATGACGAAAATCGTTCATGATGAGCTTGTGGATTTGATGGGAGGTTCTCAGGAAGGAATTAATCTTTCAGGAAAACCATCTGTTATCCTTATTGCAGGTCTCCAGGGTTCTGGTAAGACTACTTTCTCCGGAAAACTTGCTAATTATTTACAAACAAAAAGAAATAAAAAGCCTCTTTTGGTAGCATGTGATGTTTACCGTCCTGCCGCGATTGACCAGCTAAAAGTATTAGGAGGACAGATCAATGTTCCTGTTTATACTGAAGAAGGAGCTACCAACCCTTCTACTATTGCTGAAAATGCAATCAACTTTGCAAAGGCTAACAATCACGATGTAGTGATCGTAGATACCGCAGGTCGTTTAGCAATTGATGAGCAGATGATGAACGAGATCAAGTCTGTACATTACTTCATCAAGCCACAGGAAACCCTTTTCGTAGTGGATTCCATGACAGGTCAGGATGCCGTAAATACTGCAAAAGCATTTAACGATGCATTGAACTTTGACGGAGTTGTTCTAACCAAATTAGATGGTGATACAAGAGGGGGTGCTGCATTAACGATCCGTTCTGTGGTTGAAAAACCTATCAAGTTCATTTCTACAGGAGAGAAAATGGAAGCCCTTGATCTTTTCTACCCGGAAAGGATGGCCGACAGAATCCTAGGAATGGGAGACGTTGTTTCCTTAGTAGAAAGAGCGCAGGAGCAGTTTGATGAAGAAGAAGCTAAAAAACTTCACAAGAAAATCGCTAAAAATGAGTTTGGTTTTGATGATTTCTTAAAGCAGATCAACCAGATCAAGAAGATGGGTAATATGAAAGACCTTATGGGAATGATTCCTGGGGTTGGAAAGGCTATCAAGGATGTAGAGATCAGTGATGATGCATTTAAGCACATTGAAGCGATCATCTACTCTATGACCCCGGAAGAAAGAAGAAAACCGTCTATCATCAATACTCAGAGAAAAAATAGAATTGCAAGAGGTGCAGGAAGAAAAATTGAGGACGTCAACCAATTGATGAAGCAATTTGATCAGATGGGCAAAATGATGAAGATGATGCAGGGACCTCAAGGAAAGCAAATGATGCAGATGATGAGCAAAATGCCGAATATGCCTGGAATGGGTGGAATGTTTGGGAAATAA
- a CDS encoding OmpW family outer membrane protein — protein sequence MKKLLLAGAVALFGLSNAQMTKGDWVISGNTGMGFNNNTTTVKVGGKSTDGPKVNTFSITPSVGYFVIDKLAVGIDLGYVNTTTKYQGLKSVNSTFSVMPTATYYFTNSTKFVPFLGAGIGYASNKTKYSFYKDINNEGLDPLLMRDTEVTTDGLAWKVKGGVTYMATSSLGVNLGISYDQFSNKETIMNTDVKTNIKTFGVNVGFSYFIKGKAQKSDK from the coding sequence ATGAAAAAGCTATTATTAGCAGGTGCTGTAGCACTTTTTGGACTTTCTAATGCTCAAATGACTAAAGGGGATTGGGTAATCAGTGGAAACACAGGAATGGGTTTTAATAACAATACAACTACTGTAAAAGTAGGAGGGAAGTCTACTGACGGTCCAAAAGTAAATACATTCTCAATTACTCCTTCTGTAGGATATTTCGTTATTGATAAATTAGCGGTTGGTATTGACTTAGGATATGTAAATACTACAACTAAATATCAAGGCCTTAAATCTGTAAATTCTACGTTTTCTGTAATGCCTACAGCTACTTATTATTTTACTAATTCTACTAAGTTTGTACCATTCTTAGGAGCAGGGATTGGATATGCATCCAATAAAACAAAGTACTCTTTTTATAAAGACATCAATAATGAAGGGCTTGATCCTTTATTAATGCGAGATACAGAGGTTACTACAGATGGTTTGGCATGGAAAGTAAAAGGAGGGGTAACTTATATGGCTACTTCGTCTTTAGGAGTCAATTTAGGTATTTCTTATGACCAGTTTTCTAATAAGGAAACTATTATGAATACCGATGTTAAAACGAATATTAAAACTTTCGGGGTTAACGTTGGTTTCTCTTATTTTATCAAAGGGAAAGCTCAGAAATCTGATAAATAA
- the udk gene encoding uridine kinase: MLVIGIAGGTGSGKTTVVDKILQQLDIEGMNILSQDNYYHDNQGLTLTEREALNYDHPKSIDFELLIKHVKALKNNEPIEQPIYSFVTHSRTGDHVTVEPKNVLVVEGILVLTNKELLKEFDLKVFVHADSDERLIRRIRRDTQERGRDLSEVLHRYQTTLKPMHQEFIEPSKNDADLIIPNMKQNSVAIDFLTTVIKNSLKKH; the protein is encoded by the coding sequence ATGCTTGTAATAGGAATTGCCGGTGGAACAGGATCTGGCAAAACTACAGTTGTTGATAAGATACTTCAACAGCTTGATATCGAAGGAATGAATATCCTTTCTCAGGATAATTATTATCACGACAACCAAGGTCTTACATTGACAGAAAGAGAGGCTCTAAATTATGACCATCCGAAGTCAATAGATTTTGAACTATTGATAAAACACGTAAAAGCTTTAAAAAATAACGAGCCGATAGAACAGCCAATTTATAGCTTTGTAACGCATTCCAGAACAGGAGATCACGTAACTGTAGAACCTAAGAATGTATTGGTAGTAGAAGGAATTTTGGTTCTTACCAACAAAGAATTACTCAAAGAATTTGACCTGAAGGTTTTTGTTCATGCAGATTCTGATGAAAGGCTGATCAGGAGGATCAGGAGAGATACTCAGGAAAGAGGAAGAGATTTGAGCGAAGTATTACACCGCTATCAGACCACTTTAAAACCAATGCACCAGGAATTCATAGAGCCATCTAAAAATGATGCCGATCTTATTATCCCAAATATGAAGCAGAATTCCGTAGCAATTGATTTTTTAACTACCGTTATTAAGAACTCGTTGAAAAAACATTAA
- a CDS encoding porin family protein produces the protein MKKILLASAIALFAGLHAQTKFGVKAGYALSTLNSNDDNFEIEGIKASMESKSGFYVGGLVEHKFNNKFAIQGEVEYANLGGKAVVKAYGVTVTEKLNFNRIVIPVSARYYATPELGLYAGPYVSFRTNTKVKMEVSGAPSNQAALNEGEKYLEKTFDDGLKSTEFGLFLGADYTVYKGLFVDARYSFGLTNMIKNPMDGEKLKMNFLQLGVGYKF, from the coding sequence ATGAAAAAAATCTTATTAGCATCTGCAATTGCTTTATTTGCAGGGCTTCATGCACAAACAAAATTTGGAGTAAAGGCAGGTTATGCTTTATCAACTTTGAATTCCAATGATGATAATTTTGAAATTGAAGGAATCAAAGCGAGTATGGAGTCAAAATCCGGCTTCTATGTGGGAGGATTGGTAGAACATAAATTCAATAATAAGTTTGCAATACAGGGAGAAGTTGAATATGCAAATTTGGGAGGTAAAGCAGTGGTTAAAGCGTATGGTGTTACGGTAACAGAAAAGCTTAACTTTAACAGAATTGTAATTCCTGTGTCTGCAAGATATTATGCTACACCGGAACTAGGGCTTTATGCGGGTCCATATGTGAGCTTCAGAACCAATACAAAAGTTAAAATGGAAGTTAGTGGAGCACCTTCTAATCAGGCTGCTTTAAATGAAGGAGAGAAATATCTTGAAAAAACCTTTGATGATGGTCTTAAATCTACTGAATTTGGTTTATTCTTAGGAGCAGATTATACCGTTTATAAAGGATTGTTTGTAGATGCTCGTTATAGTTTTGGTCTTACTAATATGATCAAAAACCCTATGGATGGTGAAAAACTAAAAATGAACTTCTTGCAATTAGGGGTAGGATATAAATTTTAA
- the atpB gene encoding F0F1 ATP synthase subunit A translates to MNRKISSLFFAFLFVFISSLAAAQHESEGEVSAEKVENKEVKDGFNATTMIMEHIGDSNEWHLWTTKDESGEEHHVSIPLPVIIKDNEGWHTFLSSSIAHGHEHDGYTLEHGQVVSTKGVEKATLFSIISGKQKSNEVFFDLSVTKNAASMFLSVIFMAVVFIGMARNYKKSQLPKGIGKLMEPVIVFIRDEVAIPNIGSVKYKRYMPYLLTAFFFIWINNLFGLIPFFPFGANLTGNIAITAVLAIITLLITLFSANKDYWKHIFMPPVPILLYPIMVPIEIIGIFTKPFALMMRLFANVTAGHIMILAIVSLIFIFKTPLLGFASVPLALFVSVLELLVAALQAYIFTVLSALFIGIAVAEHEHEHGHEEHAH, encoded by the coding sequence ATGAACAGAAAAATTTCTTCATTATTTTTCGCATTTTTATTTGTGTTTATAAGCAGTTTAGCTGCAGCTCAACACGAATCAGAAGGAGAAGTATCAGCGGAAAAAGTAGAGAACAAAGAAGTGAAAGACGGCTTCAATGCGACCACTATGATCATGGAGCACATTGGTGATTCTAATGAATGGCATTTATGGACTACAAAAGATGAAAGTGGTGAAGAACATCACGTTTCTATCCCTTTGCCTGTTATTATTAAAGATAATGAAGGATGGCATACTTTTCTTTCTAGCAGTATTGCTCACGGACACGAACATGATGGGTATACTTTAGAGCACGGACAGGTAGTTTCTACTAAAGGAGTTGAAAAAGCTACATTATTTTCAATTATCAGTGGAAAGCAAAAATCAAACGAAGTGTTTTTTGATCTTTCAGTAACAAAAAACGCAGCTTCAATGTTCTTGTCAGTAATTTTTATGGCAGTAGTGTTCATAGGAATGGCAAGAAACTATAAAAAATCACAACTTCCAAAAGGTATTGGAAAATTAATGGAGCCGGTGATTGTATTTATCAGAGACGAGGTGGCTATTCCAAATATCGGGTCTGTTAAATATAAAAGATACATGCCTTATTTATTAACTGCATTTTTCTTTATCTGGATTAACAACCTATTTGGATTGATACCTTTCTTTCCTTTCGGGGCAAACCTTACAGGTAACATTGCAATCACAGCGGTATTAGCTATTATTACATTGTTAATTACATTATTCAGTGCGAATAAAGATTACTGGAAACACATCTTTATGCCACCAGTTCCAATCTTATTGTATCCAATTATGGTTCCAATCGAGATTATCGGAATCTTCACAAAGCCTTTCGCTTTAATGATGCGACTTTTCGCTAACGTTACGGCGGGACACATTATGATCTTGGCGATCGTTTCATTGATCTTCATTTTCAAAACTCCATTATTAGGATTTGCATCTGTACCATTAGCATTATTTGTTTCAGTATTGGAATTATTGGTAGCAGCATTGCAAGCATACATCTTCACTGTATTATCCGCATTATTTATCGGAATCGCAGTTGCAGAGCATGAACATGAGCACGGTCACGAAGAGCACGCTCACTAA
- the atpA gene encoding F0F1 ATP synthase subunit alpha translates to MAEINPAEVSAILKQQLANFDTQSNVEEVGTVLTIGDGIARVYGLENVQYGELVKFSSDVEGIVLNLEEDNVGVALLGESKLVKEGDTVRRTNRISSIKVGEGMLGRVVDTLGNPIDGKGPITGDLYEMPLERKAPGVIFRQPVTEPLQSGIVAIDAMIPVGRGQRELIIGDRQTGKTTVAIDTIINQKEFFDAGKPVYCIYVAIGQKASTVAQIVKTLSDKGALAYTVIVAANASDPVPMQVYSAMAGASIGEFFRDTGRPALIVYDDLSKQAVAYRELSLLLRRPPGREAYPGDVFYLHSRLLERAAKVIADDNIAKQMNDLPESLKPIVKGGGSLTALPIIETQAGDVSAYIPTNVISITDGQIFLESDLFNSGVRPAINVGISVSRVGGNAQIKSMKKVSGTLKLDQAQYKELEAFAKFGSDLDASTLAVISKGERNVEILKQPVNAPLPVDSQVAIVYAGTENLMRNVPLNKIKEFQHEYIEFLRSKHPDTMAAIKAGKIDNDITSVLKQAANDLASKYN, encoded by the coding sequence ATGGCAGAAATAAATCCGGCAGAAGTATCTGCGATCTTAAAACAGCAATTGGCCAACTTCGATACTCAATCAAACGTTGAGGAAGTAGGTACAGTTTTAACCATCGGTGATGGTATTGCTCGTGTATACGGGTTAGAAAACGTACAATACGGAGAGTTGGTGAAATTTTCTAGTGATGTAGAAGGTATTGTACTTAACCTTGAAGAAGACAACGTAGGTGTTGCTCTATTGGGTGAAAGTAAATTAGTAAAAGAAGGGGATACAGTAAGAAGAACAAACAGAATCTCTTCTATCAAAGTAGGAGAAGGAATGTTAGGAAGAGTAGTAGATACTCTTGGTAACCCTATCGATGGTAAAGGTCCTATCACAGGAGATTTATACGAAATGCCATTAGAAAGAAAAGCTCCTGGAGTTATCTTCAGACAGCCGGTAACTGAACCTTTACAGTCAGGTATCGTAGCAATTGATGCGATGATTCCTGTAGGAAGAGGACAAAGAGAGCTTATCATTGGTGACAGACAAACAGGTAAAACTACTGTTGCGATTGATACGATCATCAACCAAAAAGAATTCTTTGATGCAGGTAAGCCTGTATATTGTATATATGTTGCAATCGGTCAGAAAGCTTCTACTGTAGCACAAATCGTTAAAACCCTTTCTGATAAAGGAGCTTTAGCTTATACTGTAATCGTTGCAGCTAATGCATCAGATCCAGTTCCAATGCAGGTATATTCTGCAATGGCAGGAGCTTCTATCGGTGAGTTCTTCAGAGACACTGGTAGACCAGCATTGATCGTTTATGATGATTTATCTAAACAAGCTGTTGCTTACCGTGAGCTTTCTCTACTATTAAGAAGACCACCGGGCCGTGAAGCTTACCCTGGAGACGTTTTCTATCTTCACTCAAGACTATTGGAAAGAGCTGCAAAAGTAATCGCTGATGATAACATTGCTAAGCAAATGAATGACTTACCAGAGTCTCTTAAGCCAATCGTGAAAGGAGGTGGTTCATTAACTGCTCTTCCAATCATTGAAACTCAGGCAGGTGACGTTTCTGCGTATATCCCAACTAACGTAATCTCTATTACTGACGGACAGATCTTCTTGGAGTCTGATCTATTCAACTCAGGGGTTCGTCCAGCGATCAACGTAGGTATCTCTGTATCGAGAGTAGGAGGTAACGCTCAGATCAAATCAATGAAAAAAGTATCTGGTACTCTAAAATTAGACCAGGCTCAATATAAAGAACTAGAAGCGTTTGCTAAATTTGGTTCTGACCTTGATGCTTCTACTTTAGCAGTAATCTCTAAAGGAGAAAGAAACGTAGAAATCCTTAAGCAGCCGGTAAATGCACCGCTTCCTGTAGACAGTCAGGTAGCAATCGTATATGCTGGAACAGAAAACTTAATGAGAAACGTTCCATTGAACAAGATTAAAGAATTCCAACACGAATATATCGAGTTCCTAAGATCTAAGCACCCTGATACAATGGCTGCAATTAAGGCTGGGAAAATCGATAACGATATTACAAGCGTTCTTAAGCAGGCAGCTAATGATTTAGCTTCTAAATACAACTAA
- a CDS encoding F0F1 ATP synthase subunit B: MGIIEPGIGLLFWMTLTFVILLFLLAKFAWKPIVNAVNERETSIIDALNQAKLAKKEMEDLKADNERIIREAKIERDAILKEAREIKDRIVGEAKDVAKAEGDKLIEAAKQTINAEKNAAMADIKTQIGALSVNIAESILKQKLDNTEAQNELVQNYINKSNLN; this comes from the coding sequence ATGGGAATTATTGAACCTGGAATTGGACTTTTGTTTTGGATGACCCTTACTTTTGTTATCCTATTATTTCTTCTAGCTAAATTCGCTTGGAAACCAATTGTAAATGCTGTTAATGAAAGAGAAACTTCTATCATTGATGCATTAAACCAAGCTAAATTGGCTAAAAAAGAGATGGAAGATCTTAAAGCTGACAACGAAAGAATCATTCGTGAAGCTAAAATCGAAAGAGATGCTATCCTTAAAGAAGCCAGAGAAATTAAAGACAGAATCGTAGGTGAAGCTAAAGATGTTGCTAAAGCTGAAGGAGACAAACTTATCGAAGCTGCTAAGCAAACAATCAACGCTGAGAAAAATGCTGCAATGGCAGACATCAAAACTCAGATCGGTGCTTTATCTGTAAACATTGCAGAGTCTATCTTAAAACAAAAGTTAGATAATACAGAAGCTCAAAACGAATTAGTTCAAAATTATATCAACAAATCTAACCTTAACTAA